A section of the Roseomonas marmotae genome encodes:
- a CDS encoding type II secretion system protein GspJ, which produces MSRPGMTLVETLLALVVTGLVMTIGLSSLHLVTRAGTAAAGDPAAMVTVQDLIRLRLLGTMPVVMEGQAGRPAVVFEGQGERMVFVAELPARFGVPGPALVELRRQEEGLRLLWRPLFGAAGGEGGAGRLLLDRVAALRLRYFGAPRSADVVGWRDNWSDAAALPAAIEMTVLFHEGDPRRWPPLVVAPRLAASREGSAE; this is translated from the coding sequence ATGAGCCGCCCCGGCATGACCCTGGTGGAGACGCTGCTGGCGCTGGTGGTGACGGGCCTCGTCATGACCATCGGCCTGTCCTCCCTGCATCTCGTCACCCGCGCGGGCACGGCGGCGGCGGGCGACCCGGCGGCGATGGTCACGGTCCAGGACCTGATACGACTGCGGCTGCTCGGCACCATGCCCGTGGTGATGGAAGGCCAGGCCGGCCGCCCCGCCGTCGTCTTCGAGGGGCAGGGGGAGCGGATGGTCTTCGTGGCGGAACTGCCGGCGCGCTTCGGCGTCCCGGGCCCCGCGCTGGTGGAACTGCGGCGGCAGGAGGAGGGGCTGCGGCTGCTCTGGCGCCCGCTCTTCGGGGCCGCGGGGGGCGAGGGCGGGGCGGGGCGCCTGCTGCTCGACCGCGTCGCCGCCCTGCGCCTGCGCTATTTCGGCGCGCCCCGCTCGGCCGATGTCGTAGGCTGGCGCGATAACTGGTCCGATGCGGCGGCGCTGCCCGCCGCCATCGAGATGACCGTGCTGTTCCATGAGGGCGATCCGCGCCGCTGGCCGCCTCTGGTGGTCGCGCCCCGGCTCGCCGCCTCCAGGGAAGGATCTGCGGAATGA
- a CDS encoding PilN domain-containing protein, translating to MTALPSLPALGLHATGFLHWWREELRGLLPRRLRRRPRSVLRLDGQTASIAKPSRSGLQDIVTFAVRDLAGQGRALRALAAQREIVLLVPSSWILRRVLQLPAAAEPRLAAVLGFELEQHLPFPAEEMVWSTRLLRRLPEAQRIEVEVAVLPRAVVAPLAAQLRRVAGTAHLVARADLDAEWPEVPVDLLAPPRTRWRRRIELGLALAALLLGLQLGQAELRRQEEAVAAVEARAARARDAAERVLALESETAGLRARLAAATELRGARPPAVAILEELAQRLPDDVWLTELRLSEDQLLLSGFAVRSDRLLEMLDGAGNFHQARFTAPVTRGARDPADRFQIALRVAPAGKPQQASAHVARP from the coding sequence ATGACGGCCCTGCCAAGCCTGCCGGCCCTGGGCCTGCACGCCACCGGCTTTCTGCACTGGTGGCGGGAGGAGCTGCGCGGCCTGCTGCCCCGGCGCCTGCGCCGCCGCCCGCGCAGCGTCCTCCGCCTGGATGGGCAGACGGCGAGCATCGCGAAACCTTCCCGCTCCGGCCTTCAGGATATCGTAACCTTCGCGGTGCGGGACCTGGCGGGGCAGGGGCGGGCGCTGCGGGCGCTGGCGGCGCAGCGCGAGATCGTGCTGCTGGTCCCGTCTTCCTGGATCCTGCGCCGGGTGCTGCAACTGCCCGCCGCCGCCGAGCCGCGCCTGGCCGCGGTGCTGGGCTTCGAGCTGGAGCAGCATCTGCCCTTCCCGGCCGAGGAGATGGTCTGGAGCACGCGCCTGCTGCGCCGCCTGCCGGAGGCGCAGCGGATCGAGGTGGAAGTCGCGGTGCTGCCGCGCGCGGTGGTCGCGCCGCTGGCGGCGCAGCTCCGGCGGGTGGCGGGTACGGCGCATCTCGTCGCGCGGGCGGATCTGGACGCGGAATGGCCGGAAGTGCCGGTTGATCTCCTGGCACCCCCCCGAACCCGCTGGCGCCGGCGCATCGAACTGGGCCTCGCGCTGGCCGCGCTGCTGCTGGGCCTGCAACTCGGGCAGGCCGAGCTGCGGCGGCAGGAGGAGGCGGTGGCGGCGGTCGAGGCCCGGGCGGCGCGGGCGCGGGACGCCGCCGAGCGTGTCCTGGCACTGGAGAGCGAGACGGCGGGCCTGCGCGCGCGGCTGGCCGCGGCGACCGAGTTGCGCGGTGCCCGCCCGCCCGCCGTGGCCATCCTGGAGGAACTCGCCCAGCGGCTGCCGGACGATGTCTGGCTGACGGAGTTGCGCCTGTCGGAGGACCAGCTGCTGCTGTCGGGCTTCGCCGTCCGGTCCGACCGCCTTCTGGAAATGCTCGACGGCGCCGGAAACTTCCATCAGGCGCGCTTCACGGCGCCGGTGACGCGCGGGGCGCGCGACCCGGCGGACCGTTTCCAGATCGCGCTGCGCGTCGCCCCGGCCGGAAAGCCGCAGCAGGCCTCCGCGCATGTGGCGCGGCCATGA
- the gspM gene encoding type II secretion system protein GspM, which produces MNTLSRPVRRLLALVLLALPPALLWMFLAEPWMDEHARLSERMERALAVEMRALSLAGRELEFRQEGGALRQALSGVADLPASGSYALAGAELQRRLREAAGRARGSLSSIETMPEGRAGDGMVGVRARLQTDAEGLQRLLAELETGKALLQVHSLSLASVGISRSRLLDVQLDLRGPRREEAAR; this is translated from the coding sequence ATGAACACGCTCTCGCGGCCAGTGCGGCGCCTGCTGGCACTCGTGCTCCTGGCCCTGCCGCCTGCCCTGCTCTGGATGTTCCTGGCCGAGCCCTGGATGGATGAGCATGCCCGGCTTTCCGAGCGCATGGAGCGCGCCCTGGCCGTGGAGATGCGCGCGCTGTCCCTCGCGGGGCGCGAGCTGGAGTTCCGGCAGGAGGGGGGGGCGCTGCGGCAGGCGCTCTCGGGCGTGGCCGACCTGCCGGCCTCGGGCAGCTATGCCCTGGCCGGCGCGGAATTGCAGCGCCGGCTGCGGGAGGCCGCCGGGCGCGCGCGCGGCAGCCTCAGCAGCATCGAGACCATGCCGGAGGGCCGGGCCGGCGATGGCATGGTCGGCGTCCGCGCCCGGCTGCAGACGGATGCCGAGGGTTTGCAGCGGCTGCTGGCGGAACTGGAGACCGGCAAGGCGCTGCTGCAGGTGCATTCCCTGTCACTGGCATCGGTGGGCATCAGCCGAAGCCGGCTGCTGGATGTGCAGCTCGACCTGCGCGGCCCCCGGCGGGAGGAGGCCGCGCGATGA
- a CDS encoding lytic transglycosylase domain-containing protein: MGRWPLLLAIALMLPGGRLQAQPAGGEDRAACRQAIEAAEPASGLPPGLLRAIALVESGRRDSSSGRTEPWPWSYNAAGEGRAAPSKQAAIAEVSALLARGLRSVDIGCMQVNLLHHPGAFASLDEAFDPRANLRYAIRFLKELRERHGDWGQAIAHYHSGEPERGRAYARRVATIGAGGAGMTRAAPPAPAPPAPDRVERVPGLTAAEQRMLERYARGQDEWTALRALAATDPAAALRALSDPRLYRNLMTEQREAITGLARLRVEMQEMRLQARSRLARPSAGGRTALPE, translated from the coding sequence ATGGGGCGATGGCCTCTTCTCCTCGCCATCGCGCTCATGCTGCCCGGCGGCAGGCTACAGGCGCAGCCGGCGGGGGGAGAGGATCGGGCCGCCTGCCGCCAGGCCATCGAGGCGGCGGAACCGGCATCGGGCCTTCCCCCCGGCCTGCTCCGTGCCATCGCCCTGGTGGAGAGCGGCCGGCGGGACAGCAGCAGCGGCCGCACGGAACCCTGGCCCTGGTCCTACAACGCCGCCGGCGAAGGCCGCGCCGCCCCCAGCAAACAGGCCGCCATCGCCGAGGTCTCGGCCCTGCTGGCGCGCGGCCTGCGTTCCGTCGATATCGGCTGCATGCAGGTCAATCTGCTGCACCACCCGGGGGCCTTCGCGAGTCTCGACGAAGCCTTCGATCCCCGGGCCAATCTTCGCTATGCCATCCGCTTCCTGAAAGAATTGCGGGAGCGCCACGGGGACTGGGGGCAGGCCATCGCCCATTACCACTCCGGCGAGCCGGAACGCGGGCGCGCCTATGCCCGCCGCGTCGCCACCATCGGGGCCGGGGGCGCCGGCATGACACGGGCGGCGCCCCCGGCGCCGGCGCCACCCGCGCCCGACAGGGTCGAACGGGTGCCGGGGCTGACGGCGGCGGAGCAGCGGATGCTGGAGCGTTACGCCCGGGGCCAGGACGAATGGACCGCCCTCCGCGCCCTGGCCGCCACCGACCCCGCCGCCGCCCTGCGGGCCCTGTCGGACCCGCGCCTCTACCGCAACCTCATGACGGAGCAGCGGGAGGCCATCACCGGCCTCGCCCGGCTGCGGGTGGAGATGCAGGAGATGCGCCTCCAGGCGCGGTCCAGGCTGGCGCGGCCTTCCGCCGGTGGCCGCACGGCCCTGCCGGAATAA
- a CDS encoding dihydroxy-acid dehydratase, which yields MSDADQPVGLSRGLTNYGDPDFARYLRLSMARAMGYSTDLLRKPVVGIASTYSEFNNCHRGVPELVTAVKRGVLAAGGLPLEFPTISLGEVFLNPTSLFFRNLMSMDTEEMIRGQPMDAVVLVGGCDKTVPAQLMGAVSAGLPAVQVVTGPMMTSRWRGERLGACTDCRRFWAKYRAGEIDDGTVEEVEGNLATTAGTCAVMGTASTMASIAEALGMMLPGTAAIPAVHADRIRAAEASGAAALALARAGTTIRDIVTPESVENAMRVLLAIGGSTNAIIHLTAIAGRAGIEIDLKRLNELSDTTPVLVDLKPTGPFYMEDLHAAGGIGAVLRELKPLLHLDCKTVAGQTLGERLDAEPGYVDRSVVRPLNEPLQPQGGLVALFGSLAPRGAILKRAAADPKLFEQEGRAVVFNSLEDLSSRIDDPDLDVRPEDFLVLQNSGPLSPSGMPESGYLPIPQKLARAGVKDMVRISDARMSGTAYGTIILHVSPDAASGGPLGLVRNGDRIRLSVRDRRIDLLVDEAELEKRRAGQPSTAVKPARGYARLYSREVLQADQGCDFDFLRANPQKE from the coding sequence ATGAGCGACGCAGATCAACCAGTCGGCCTCTCCCGCGGACTGACCAATTACGGCGACCCCGATTTCGCGCGCTATCTGCGCCTCTCCATGGCACGGGCCATGGGCTATTCCACCGATCTGCTGCGCAAGCCGGTGGTGGGCATCGCCAGCACCTACAGCGAATTCAACAACTGCCATCGCGGCGTGCCGGAACTGGTGACCGCCGTGAAGCGCGGCGTGCTGGCCGCCGGGGGCCTGCCCCTGGAATTCCCGACCATCTCGCTGGGCGAGGTCTTCCTCAACCCCACCAGCCTCTTCTTCCGCAACCTCATGTCCATGGACACGGAGGAGATGATCCGTGGCCAGCCGATGGATGCCGTCGTGCTGGTGGGCGGCTGCGACAAGACCGTGCCGGCGCAGCTGATGGGCGCCGTCTCCGCCGGGCTGCCGGCAGTGCAGGTGGTGACGGGGCCGATGATGACCAGCCGCTGGCGTGGCGAGCGGCTGGGCGCCTGCACGGATTGCCGCCGCTTCTGGGCCAAGTACCGGGCGGGCGAGATCGATGACGGGACCGTCGAGGAGGTGGAGGGCAACCTGGCCACCACCGCCGGCACCTGCGCCGTGATGGGCACCGCCAGCACCATGGCCTCGATCGCCGAGGCGCTGGGCATGATGCTGCCCGGCACCGCCGCCATCCCCGCCGTGCATGCCGACCGCATCCGCGCCGCCGAGGCCTCGGGCGCCGCCGCGCTGGCGCTGGCGCGGGCGGGCACCACCATCCGCGACATCGTCACGCCGGAATCGGTCGAGAATGCGATGCGCGTGTTGCTGGCCATCGGCGGCTCCACCAATGCCATCATCCACCTGACGGCCATCGCCGGCCGCGCGGGGATCGAGATCGACCTGAAGCGGCTGAACGAGCTGTCGGACACCACGCCCGTGCTGGTGGACCTGAAGCCGACCGGCCCCTTCTACATGGAGGACCTGCACGCCGCCGGCGGCATCGGCGCCGTGCTGCGGGAGCTGAAGCCGCTGCTGCACCTGGACTGCAAGACCGTGGCCGGCCAGACCCTGGGCGAGCGGCTGGACGCCGAGCCCGGCTATGTCGACCGCAGCGTGGTGCGGCCGCTGAACGAGCCGCTGCAGCCGCAGGGCGGGCTGGTGGCGCTGTTCGGCAGCCTGGCGCCGCGCGGCGCCATCCTCAAGCGTGCCGCCGCCGACCCCAAGCTCTTCGAGCAGGAAGGGCGCGCGGTGGTCTTCAATTCGCTGGAGGACCTGTCCAGCCGGATCGATGATCCGGACCTGGATGTGCGGCCCGAGGATTTCCTGGTGCTGCAGAATTCCGGCCCGCTCAGCCCCTCCGGCATGCCGGAGTCCGGCTATCTGCCGATTCCGCAGAAGCTGGCGCGGGCGGGGGTGAAGGACATGGTCCGCATTTCCGACGCGCGGATGAGCGGCACGGCCTATGGCACCATCATCCTGCATGTCAGCCCCGACGCGGCCTCCGGCGGCCCGCTGGGCCTGGTGCGGAATGGCGACCGCATCCGCCTTTCCGTGCGGGATCGCCGCATCGACCTGCTGGTGGATGAGGCGGAGCTGGAAAAGCGCCGGGCGGGGCAGCCCTCGACGGCGGTGAAACCGGCGCGCGGCTATGCCCGGCTCTACAGCCGCGAGGTGCTGCAGGCCGACCAGGGCTGCGATTTCGACTTCCTGCGCGCCAATCCGCAGAAGGAATAG
- a CDS encoding GntR family transcriptional regulator yields MPKPARAASTESPESGGRLAEDSPASVAAMVAALEEDIVLGRLHPRERLIEEELILRFRASRHAIRQALAELDRMGIVARIPNRGALVRSYTRAEVEQLYALRELLETEAARLIPLPPPAQALAELKAVQTRHDAAVAAEDMAAIFRANLAFHRGLFGLCGNAFLADAIEAAAQRAHGIRFLALGGAEEREKARREHHAIIEAIGRRDRDGLIRLCRDHLPASKAAYLRAFGHR; encoded by the coding sequence ATGCCCAAGCCCGCGCGAGCGGCCAGCACCGAGAGCCCAGAGAGCGGCGGAAGGCTTGCGGAGGACAGTCCGGCCTCCGTCGCCGCCATGGTCGCGGCGCTGGAGGAGGATATCGTCCTCGGCCGCCTGCACCCGCGTGAGCGGCTGATCGAGGAAGAGCTGATCCTGCGCTTCCGCGCCTCGCGCCACGCCATCCGGCAGGCGCTGGCGGAGCTGGACCGCATGGGCATCGTCGCGCGGATTCCCAATCGCGGCGCCCTGGTCCGCAGCTATACCCGCGCGGAAGTCGAGCAGCTCTATGCCTTGCGGGAGCTTCTGGAGACCGAGGCCGCCCGGCTGATCCCCCTGCCCCCGCCTGCCCAGGCCCTGGCCGAGCTGAAGGCCGTGCAGACCCGGCACGACGCGGCCGTGGCGGCAGAGGACATGGCCGCCATCTTCCGCGCCAACCTGGCCTTCCACCGCGGGCTCTTCGGCCTCTGCGGCAATGCTTTCCTGGCCGATGCCATCGAGGCGGCGGCGCAGCGCGCGCATGGCATCCGCTTCCTGGCCCTCGGCGGCGCGGAGGAACGGGAGAAGGCCCGCCGCGAGCACCACGCGATCATCGAGGCGATCGGGCGTCGCGACCGCGACGGACTGATCCGGCTCTGCCGGGACCACCTGCCCGCCTCGAAGGCCGCCTATCTGCGCGCCTTCGGGCATCGATAA